In a single window of the Phycisphaerales bacterium genome:
- a CDS encoding type II toxin-antitoxin system RelE/ParE family toxin, producing the protein MTRVAPLGFSAAANEDIRTAYHWLEELRPGLGRAFVQELDRLTMHIRNNPAMYQRVRGECRRAVLSRFDYAIVYRVFDDAVQVVGVLHCRLDPAVAADRTEAASG; encoded by the coding sequence ATGACCCGCGTTGCCCCGCTTGGCTTCTCCGCCGCCGCGAACGAGGACATTCGCACCGCCTACCACTGGCTGGAAGAGCTGCGTCCCGGTCTCGGCCGCGCCTTTGTCCAGGAACTCGACCGGCTGACAATGCACATCCGCAATAACCCCGCAATGTACCAGCGAGTCCGCGGCGAGTGCCGCCGAGCGGTGCTCAGCAGGTTCGACTACGCCATCGTCTACCGCGTGTTCGACGACGCCGTGCAGGTCGTCGGGGTGCTGCATTGTCGCCTGGACCCGGCTGTCGCCGCCGACAGGACAGAGGCCGCGTCCGGCTGA
- a CDS encoding addiction module protein — translation MTQSTLHQFVLSSLSLPERVALAQELWDSVHADACAAPFTPEQLAEIDRRVAALDAGEMTSEPWDTVRDRLLGAS, via the coding sequence ATGACGCAATCCACGCTTCACCAGTTCGTGCTTTCATCGCTGTCCCTGCCCGAGCGCGTCGCGCTCGCCCAAGAGCTCTGGGACAGCGTTCACGCGGACGCCTGCGCCGCGCCCTTTACGCCCGAGCAACTCGCGGAGATTGACCGCCGCGTGGCCGCCCTGGACGCCGGCGAGATGACCAGCGAGCCGTGGGACACGGTCCGTGACCGGCTCCTCGGCGCTTCATGA